In one Phyllostomus discolor isolate MPI-MPIP mPhyDis1 chromosome 8, mPhyDis1.pri.v3, whole genome shotgun sequence genomic region, the following are encoded:
- the TSPOAP1 gene encoding peripheral-type benzodiazepine receptor-associated protein 1 isoform X2, giving the protein MEQLIPLPRPEDLGAMESWALPTWQNWTPGQGGEPGGAAPSIAVTPAALQVGELRPLESFKPKGAQCSGAIGDIHPEGTEMGLSSPGHQAASLGPSCPRLEDAEVEAFHKGKLDMGFGDRPNLELLRALGELQQRCATLKEENQMLRKSSFPETEEKVRRLKRKNAELAVIAKRLEERARKLQETNLKVVSAPVPHPRASLELCRKALARQRTWDLSETASALLAKDKQIAALQRECRELQARLTLAGKEGPQWLHMRDFDRLLRESQREVLRLQRQIALRNQQESSLPLRPPGRTVRVRARAPTSRAPGEATPQEDVENPPAVLGEPEKQQRVQQLESELSKKRKKCESLEQEARKKQRRCEELELQLKEAQNENARLVDENSRLSGRATQKEQVEWENAELRDQLLGVTQERDSALRKSQGLQSKLESLEQVLKHMREVAQRRQQLEVEHEQARLSLQEKQEEVRRLQQAQAEAKREHEGAVQLLESTLDSMQVRVRELEEQCRSQTERFSLLAQELQAFRLHPGPLDLLTSTLGCSALGDRPPPPCCCSVPQPCQGSGPKDLDLPPGSPGRCTPKSSEPASASLAGVPRRTAKKAESLSNSSRSESIHNSPKSCPTPEVDTASEVEELEADSVSLLPAVPEGSRGGARIQVFLARYSYNPFEGPNENPEAELPLTAGEYIYIYGNMDEDGFFEGELMDGRRGLVPSNFVERVSDDDLLTSLPSELADLSHSSGPELSFLSGGGGGSSSGGQSVGGRSQPRSEEEEAAGDQLSLSPPPEGLGEPLAVPYPRHLAVLKQLAHSVVLAWEPPPERVELHGYRICVNGELRQTLGPGAPPKAVLENLDLRAGSFRVSVQALTSRGSSDPLRCCLAMGTRARVVPSQLQVHRLTATSAEITWVPGDSNLAHAIYLNGEECPPARPSTYWATFCHLRPGTLYQARVEAQLPPGGSWEPGWERPEQRTATLQFTTLAAGPPDAPLDVQIEPGPSPGILIISWLPVTIDAAGTSNGVRVTGYAIYADGQKIMEVASPTAGSVLVELSQLQLLQVCSEVAVRTMSPHGESADSIPAPVAPALAAACLPARVFCSSPSTRPGSEARPALAPASPGPGDPSSPVHCPELHGTRESPGGPPASPLSEIPKGSQEEPPAPCSQEEVGAAVLGTPEDRRAGQPAMGEKAPWPAASSPAQEQAERTTGEACPAPCSPEGAVAQKVPCAEASLRGDPGAGLRPRTEKEDMAELGVRLVNSLADQGRNSDLSDIQEEEEEEEEELGSRTCSFQKQVAGNSSRENGPKPQPQPHPEPFSETDSDEEILEQILELPLQQFCSKKLFSIPEEEEEEEEEEKPGAGSSPRDPSPPEPTLLGLGCDSSLLQGPGLCPLSPEPCSARDHLEDMPGLVGGSSGRRGGGSAEKPPNRKRSPDPREHCSRLLSNGGPQASGRPGPTREKGSPPVGEGTRGGPEAGGRGRPAPSLRCLRGQTPESGLVSCLSPKCLEISIEYDSEDEQEAGGGGISITSSCYLGDGEAWGTASTGKPKGALKANSGPNPYPRLPAWEKGEPERRGRSATGRAKEPASRATEIGEPRGQDSSGRRGPPRRRARAPRPSTAEPVAPLRSPPEEVLAYQDLPVRVFVALFDYDPVSMSPNPDAGEEELPFREGQILKVFGEKDADGFYRGEAAGRTGYIPCNMVAEVAVDSPAGRRQLFQRGYLSPDVLTEGSGNGSFLYPTACTARPPPKPRRSKKAESEGPAQHCAGPPELVPSASLRAPRSMVAAFDYNPRESSPNVDVEAELPFRAGDVITVFGGMDDDGFYYGELNGQRGLVPSNFLEGPGPEASSLNKESGMPQAESQRTRKRRVQC; this is encoded by the exons ATGGAGCAACTGATACCCCTCCCGCGGCCAGAGGACTTGGGAGCCATGGAGTCATGGGCACTCCCCACCTGGCAGAACTGGACTCCAGGCCAGGGGGGCGAACCTGGAGGTGCAGCCCCAAGCATTGCCGTTACTCCGGCAGCTCTGCAGGTTGGAGAACTGAGGCCTTTGGAGAGCTTCAAGCCCAAGGGAGCCCAGTGCTCTGGGGCTATAGGGGACATTCACCCTGAAGGAACAGAAATGGGGCTGTCCAGCCCAGGACATCAAGCAGCGAGCTTGGGCCCCAGCTGCCCAAGGCTGGAGGATGCGGAGGTGGAGGCTTTCCATAAG GGCAAGCTGGACATGGGCTTTGGGGACAGGCCCAACCTGGAGCTGCTGAGGGCCCTAGGGGAGCTGCAGCAGCGCTGTGCCACCCTTAAGGAGGAAAACCAGATGCTG AGGAAGAGCAGCTTCCCGGAGACAGAGGAGAAAGTTCGGAGGCTGAAGCGAAAGAACGCTGAGCTGGCGGTCATTGCCAAGCGCCTGGAGGAGAGGGCCCGGAAGCTGCAGGAGACTAACCTGAAGGTG GTGAGTGCCCCTGTGCCTCATCCACGGGCCAGCTTGGAGCTGTGCAGGAAGGCCCTGGCCCGCCAGCGAACCTGGGACCTCAGTGAGACAGCCAGCGCCCTGCTGGCCAAGGACAAGCAGATTGCTGCTTTGCAGCGGGAGTGCAGGGAGCTGCAGGCCAGGCTCACCCTGGCCGGCAAG GAGGGCCCCCAGTGGCTCCACATGAGGGACTTCGACCGGCTGTTGCGCGAGTCCCAGCGGGAGGTATTGCGGCTGCAGAGGCAGATCGCCCTGCGCAACCAGCAGGAGTCGTCCCTGCCGCTCCGGCCCCCGGGCCGCACTGTCCGGGTCCGAGCCCGAGCGCCCACCTCCAGGGCCCCGGGAGAG GCTACTCCCCAGGAGGATGTGGAAAACCCACCTGCGGTCCTAGGGGAGccagagaagcagcagagggTGCAGCAGCTG GAATCAGAGCTTAGCAAGAAGCGGAAGAAATGCGAGAGCCTGGAGCAGGAAGCCCGCAAAAAGCAGAGGCGATGTGAGGAGCTG GAACTGCAGCTGAAGGAAGCCCAGAATGAGAATGCCCGCCTCGTGGACGAGAACTCTCGGCTCAGCGGGAGAGCCACGCAGAAGGAGCAG GTGGAGTGGGAGAATGCAGAGTTGAGGGACCAGCTCCTAGGGGTGACACAGGAGAGGGACTCTGCCCTTCGCAAGAGCCAGGGCCTGCAGAGCAAGCTGGAGAGCCTGGAGCAAGTGCTGAAG CACATGCGGGAGGTGGCCCAGAGGCGGCAGCAGCTGGAAGTGGAGCATGAGCAGGCTCGGCTTAGCCTtcaggagaagcaggaggaggtcCGGAGGCTGCAGCAG GCCCAGGCAGAAGCCAAGAGGGAACATGAAGGGGCCGTGCAGCTGCTGGAG TCTACCCTGGATTCCATGCAG GTCCGGGTTCGAGAGCTTGAGGAGCAGTGCCGCAGCCAAACAGAGCGCTTCAGCCTCTTGGCACAGGAGCTCCAGGCCTTCCGCCTGCACCCTGGCCCCTTGGATCTGCTCACCTCGACCCTGGGCTGCAGTGCCCTTGGGGACCGCCCAccacccccctgctgctgctctgtcccccagccctgccagggaTCTGGCCCCAAAG ACCTTGACCTCCCACCGGGATCCCCAGGACGCTGCACCCCAAAGTCTTCTgagcctgcctctgcctcccttgCTGGGGTCCCTCGAAGAACAGCCAAGAAGGCAGAGTCTCTCTCCAACTCCTCTCGTTCTGAGTCCATCCACAACAGCCCCAAGTCGTGCCCTACGCCTGAG GTGGACACAGCCAGTGAGGTGGAGGAGCTGGAGGCAGACAGCgtctccctgctcccagcagtGCCGGAGGGCAGCCGGGGAGGAGCCAGGATCCAAGTCTTCCTAGCCCGCTACAG ctaCAACCCCTTCGAGGGCCCCAACGAGAATCCCGAGGCAGAGCTTCCGCTTACCGCTGGCGAGTACATCTACATCTATGGCAACATGGATGAGGATGGCTTTTTTGAAG gggAGCTCATGGATGGCCGAAGAGGCCTGGTCCCTTCCAATTTTGTCGAGCGTGTGTCCGACGACGAcctcctgacctccctccctTCGGAGCTGGCCGATTTGTCCCACAGTTCGGGCCCTGAACTCAGTTTCCTGAgcggaggtgggggtggcagcagTAGTGGGGGCCAGAGCGTCGGGGGACGCAGCCAGCCCAGatccgaggaggaggaggctgcaggggaCCAGCTCAGTCTGAGCCCCCCACCTGAGGGCCTGGGCGAGCCCCTTGCTGTGCCTTACCCCCGCCATCTGGCTGTCCTCAAGCAGCTGGCCCACAGCGTGGTGCTGGCCTGGGAGCCGCCTCCTGAGCGAGTGGAGCTACATGGCTACCGCATCTGCGTGAACGGGGAGCTGCGTCAGACCCTGGGACCCGGGGCGCCCCCTAAGGCTGTGCTTGAGAACCTGGACCTGCGGGCTGGGTCCTTCCGTGTCTCTGTGCAGGCCCTGACCAGCCGGGGCAGCTCTGACCCTCTGCGCTGCTGCTTGGCAATGGGCACCCGGGCCAGGGTGGTACCGAGCCAGCTACAGGTCCATCGACTGACAGCCACCTCTGCTGAGATCACCTGGGTGCCTGGCGATAGCAACTTGGCTCATGCCATCTACCTCAATGGGGAAGAATgcccccctgcccgccccagtACCTACTGGGCCACCTTCTGCCACCTGCGGCCTGGTACACTCTATCAGGCCCGAGTGGAGGCTCAGCTCCCACCTGGAGGGTCCTGGGAACCAGGCTGGGAGAGGCCAGAGCAGCGGACGGCCACCCTGCAGTTCACGACCCTCGCAGCAG gcccaCCTGACGCCCCTCTGGATGTGCAGATTGAGCCAGGGCCCTCCCCTGGAATCTTGATCATCAGCTGGCTCCCAGTAACAATCGATGCTGCGGGCACCTCCAATGGTGTGCGGGTCACGGGCTATGCCATTTATGCGGATGGGCAGAAG atCATGGAGGTGGCCTCGCCCACAGCAGGCAGCGTGCTGGTGGAGTTGTCCCAGCTGCAGCTGCTACAGGTGTGCAGTGAGGTGGCCGTGCGTACCATGTCGCCCCATGGCGAGTCAGCCGACTCCATTCCAGCTCCTgttgccccagccctggctgcggcctgcctgccagccagggTCTTCTGCTCCTCCCCCTCAACACGTCCAGGCTCAGAGGCCAGACCAGCCCTTGCTccagcctccccagggcctggagaCCCCAGCTCTCCTGTCCACTGCCCTGAGCTCCATGGAACTCGAGAGTCCCCTGGGGGCCCTCCAGCAAGCCCGCTCAGCGAGATACCAAAAGGATCCCAAGAGGAGCCCCCAGCACCTTGTTCCCAG GAGGAGGTTGGGGCAGCTGTGCTGGGCACCCCAGAGGACAGGAGGGCCGGCCAGCCAGCCATGGGTGAGAAGGCTCCCTGGCCTGCTGCTTCCTCACCAGCCCAGGAGCAGGCCGAGAGGACCACAGGAGAGGCCTGCCCGGCACCCTGCTCCCCCGAAGGAGCAGTGGCCCAGAAGGTGCCCTGTGCTGAGGCCAGCCTCAGAGGAGACccgggggctgggctgaggcccAGGACCGAG AAGGAGGACATGGCAGAGCTTGGGGTCCGCCTGGTGAACTCCCTCGCAGACCAGGGCAGGAACTCAGATCTGTCAGACatccaggaggaagaggaagaagaggaggaagagctgggTTCCAGGACTTGCTCTTTCCAGAAGCAGGTTGCTGGCAACAGCAGCAGGGAGAATGGGCCCAAG ccccagccccagccccatcccGAGCCCTTCTCTGAGACTGACAGTGACGAGGAGATCTTGGAGCAGATCCTGGAGCTGCCCCTCCAGCAGTTCTGCAGCAAGAAGCTCTTCAGCATTcccgaggaggaggaagaagaggaggaggaggagaagccggGGGCAGGCTCTTCTCCTCGAGACCCCAGCCCACCTGAGCCCACACTGCTGGGGCTGGGCTGTGACAGCAGTCTACTGCAAGGACCTGGGCTGTGTCCCTTGTCTCCTGAgccctgcagtgccagggaccaCTTGGAGGACATGCCCGGACTGGTTGGTGGAAGCAGCGGGAGGAGAGGAGGTGGCTCCGCCGAGAAGCCCCCAAACCGCAAGCGGTCCCCAGATCCCCGTGAACACTGCAGCCGCCTTCTCAGCAACGGCGGGCCCCAGGCCTCTGGACGACCAGGCCCCACACGGGAGAAGGGCAGCCCGCCTGTGGGCGAGGGCACCAGGGGTGGACCagaggctggtgggagagggCGGCCGGCCCCTTCCCTGAGGTGCCTGCGTGGCCAGACCCCAGAATCTGGCCTGGTCAGCTGCCTCTCCCCAAAGTGCTTGGAAATCAGCATCGAATATGATTCTGAGGACGAGCAGGAGGCGGGCGGCGGGGGTATCAGCATCACCAGCTCCTGCTACCTTGGAgatggggaggcctgggggacaGCATCCACAGGAAAGCCCAAGGGGGCCCTGAAGGCCAATTCGGGCCCCAACCCCTACCCACGCCTCCCGGCCTGGGAGAAAGGCGAGCCAGAGCGGAGAGGCCGCAGTGCGACTGGCAGAGCCAAGGAGCCAGCCTCCCGG GCAACAGAGATTGGGGAGCCCAGAGGGCAAGACagctctgggaggaggggccccCCACGTAGAAGGGCCCGGGCCCCCAGGCCAAGCACCGCCGAGCCGG TAGCCCCTCTGAGGAGCCCCCCAGAAGAAGTGCTGGCTTACCAGGACCTGCCTGTCAGGGTCTTTGTGGCTCTGTTTGACTATGACCCTGTGTCAATGTCACCCAACCCTGACGCCGGGGAAGAGGAGCTCCCCTTCCGGGAGGGCCAGATCCTGAAG GTGTTTGGAGAAAAGGATGCTGATGGCTTCTACCGGGGTGAAGCCGCAGGCCGGACGGGCTACATCCCCTGCAATATGGTGGCCGAGGTGGCTGTGGACAGTCCTGCAGGAAGACGGCAGCTATTTCAGCGGGGCTATTTGTCCCCAGATGTTCTCACTGAGGGCTCAG GGAATGGTTCCTTTCTGTACCCCACAGCCTGCACAGCTCGGCCTCCCCCCAAGCCCCGCCGTTCCAAGAAAG CTGAGTCAGAAGGTCCTGCCCAGCACTGTGCAG GCCCCCCCGAGCTGGTCCCCTCTGCCAGCCTGAGAGCTCCCCGCTCCATGGTGGCTGCGTTCGACTACAACCCCCGGGAGAGCTCCCCCAACGTGGATGTGGAG GCAGAGCTGCCCTTCCGAGCAGGGGATGTCATCACTGTTTTTGGGGGCATGGACGACGATGGCTTCTACTAT GGGGAACTGAATGGACAGAGGGGCCTGGTGCCATCTAATTTCTTGGAGGGCCCTGGGCCTGAGGCGAGCAGCTTAAACAAGGAGTCTGGGATGCCCCAGGCCGAGAGTCAG AGAACGAGGAAGAGAAGAGTCCAGTGCTAG
- the TSPOAP1 gene encoding peripheral-type benzodiazepine receptor-associated protein 1 isoform X5 encodes MEQLIPLPRPEDLGAMESWALPTWQNWTPGQGGEPGGAAPSIAVTPAALQVGELRPLESFKPKGAQCSGAIGDIHPEGTEMGLSSPGHQAASLGPSCPRLEDAEVEAFHKGKLDMGFGDRPNLELLRALGELQQRCATLKEENQMLRKSSFPETEEKVRRLKRKNAELAVIAKRLEERARKLQETNLKVVSAPVPHPRASLELCRKALARQRTWDLSETASALLAKDKQIAALQRECRELQARLTLAGKEGPQWLHMRDFDRLLRESQREVLRLQRQIALRNQQESSLPLRPPGRTVRVRARAPTSRAPGEATPQEDVENPPAVLGEPEKQQRVQQLESELSKKRKKCESLEQEARKKQRRCEELELQLKEAQNENARLVDENSRLSGRATQKEQVEWENAELRDQLLGVTQERDSALRKSQGLQSKLESLEQVLKHMREVAQRRQQLEVEHEQARLSLQEKQEEVRRLQQAQAEAKREHEGAVQLLESTLDSMQVRVRELEEQCRSQTERFSLLAQELQAFRLHPGPLDLLTSTLGCSALGDRPPPPCCCSVPQPCQGSGPKDLDLPPGSPGRCTPKSSEPASASLAGVPRRTAKKAESLSNSSRSESIHNSPKSCPTPEVDTASEVEELEADSVSLLPAVPEGSRGGARIQVFLARYSYNPFEGPNENPEAELPLTAGEYIYIYGNMDEDGFFEGELMDGRRGLVPSNFVERVSDDDLLTSLPSELADLSHSSGPELSFLSGGGGGSSSGGQSVGGRSQPRSEEEEAAGDQLSLSPPPEGLGEPLAVPYPRHLAVLKQLAHSVVLAWEPPPERVELHGYRICVNGELRQTLGPGAPPKAVLENLDLRAGSFRVSVQALTSRGSSDPLRCCLAMGTRARVVPSQLQVHRLTATSAEITWVPGDSNLAHAIYLNGEECPPARPSTYWATFCHLRPGTLYQARVEAQLPPGGSWEPGWERPEQRTATLQFTTLAAGPPDAPLDVQIEPGPSPGILIISWLPVTIDAAGTSNGVRVTGYAIYADGQKIMEVASPTAGSVLVELSQLQLLQVCSEVAVRTMSPHGESADSIPAPVAPALAAACLPARVFCSSPSTRPGSEARPALAPASPGPGDPSSPVHCPELHGTRESPGGPPASPLSEIPKGSQEEPPAPCSQEEVGAAVLGTPEDRRAGQPAMGEKAPWPAASSPAQEQAERTTGEACPAPCSPEGAVAQKVPCAEASLRGDPGAGLRPRTEKEDMAELGVRLVNSLADQGRNSDLSDIQEEEEEEEEELGSRTCSFQKQVAGNSSRENGPKPQPQPHPEPFSETDSDEEILEQILELPLQQFCSKKLFSIPEEEEEEEEEEKPGAGSSPRDPSPPEPTLLGLGCDSSLLQGPGLCPLSPEPCSARDHLEDMPGLVGGSSGRRGGGSAEKPPNRKRSPDPREHCSRLLSNGGPQASGRPGPTREKGSPPVGEGTRGGPEAGGRGRPAPSLRCLRGQTPESGLVSCLSPKCLEISIEYDSEDEQEAGGGGISITSSCYLGDGEAWGTASTGKPKGALKANSGPNPYPRLPAWEKGEPERRGRSATGRAKEPASRVRAHSPPRAAPCLLPPPVALLAAHQLLPFHAAAAFIS; translated from the exons ATGGAGCAACTGATACCCCTCCCGCGGCCAGAGGACTTGGGAGCCATGGAGTCATGGGCACTCCCCACCTGGCAGAACTGGACTCCAGGCCAGGGGGGCGAACCTGGAGGTGCAGCCCCAAGCATTGCCGTTACTCCGGCAGCTCTGCAGGTTGGAGAACTGAGGCCTTTGGAGAGCTTCAAGCCCAAGGGAGCCCAGTGCTCTGGGGCTATAGGGGACATTCACCCTGAAGGAACAGAAATGGGGCTGTCCAGCCCAGGACATCAAGCAGCGAGCTTGGGCCCCAGCTGCCCAAGGCTGGAGGATGCGGAGGTGGAGGCTTTCCATAAG GGCAAGCTGGACATGGGCTTTGGGGACAGGCCCAACCTGGAGCTGCTGAGGGCCCTAGGGGAGCTGCAGCAGCGCTGTGCCACCCTTAAGGAGGAAAACCAGATGCTG AGGAAGAGCAGCTTCCCGGAGACAGAGGAGAAAGTTCGGAGGCTGAAGCGAAAGAACGCTGAGCTGGCGGTCATTGCCAAGCGCCTGGAGGAGAGGGCCCGGAAGCTGCAGGAGACTAACCTGAAGGTG GTGAGTGCCCCTGTGCCTCATCCACGGGCCAGCTTGGAGCTGTGCAGGAAGGCCCTGGCCCGCCAGCGAACCTGGGACCTCAGTGAGACAGCCAGCGCCCTGCTGGCCAAGGACAAGCAGATTGCTGCTTTGCAGCGGGAGTGCAGGGAGCTGCAGGCCAGGCTCACCCTGGCCGGCAAG GAGGGCCCCCAGTGGCTCCACATGAGGGACTTCGACCGGCTGTTGCGCGAGTCCCAGCGGGAGGTATTGCGGCTGCAGAGGCAGATCGCCCTGCGCAACCAGCAGGAGTCGTCCCTGCCGCTCCGGCCCCCGGGCCGCACTGTCCGGGTCCGAGCCCGAGCGCCCACCTCCAGGGCCCCGGGAGAG GCTACTCCCCAGGAGGATGTGGAAAACCCACCTGCGGTCCTAGGGGAGccagagaagcagcagagggTGCAGCAGCTG GAATCAGAGCTTAGCAAGAAGCGGAAGAAATGCGAGAGCCTGGAGCAGGAAGCCCGCAAAAAGCAGAGGCGATGTGAGGAGCTG GAACTGCAGCTGAAGGAAGCCCAGAATGAGAATGCCCGCCTCGTGGACGAGAACTCTCGGCTCAGCGGGAGAGCCACGCAGAAGGAGCAG GTGGAGTGGGAGAATGCAGAGTTGAGGGACCAGCTCCTAGGGGTGACACAGGAGAGGGACTCTGCCCTTCGCAAGAGCCAGGGCCTGCAGAGCAAGCTGGAGAGCCTGGAGCAAGTGCTGAAG CACATGCGGGAGGTGGCCCAGAGGCGGCAGCAGCTGGAAGTGGAGCATGAGCAGGCTCGGCTTAGCCTtcaggagaagcaggaggaggtcCGGAGGCTGCAGCAG GCCCAGGCAGAAGCCAAGAGGGAACATGAAGGGGCCGTGCAGCTGCTGGAG TCTACCCTGGATTCCATGCAG GTCCGGGTTCGAGAGCTTGAGGAGCAGTGCCGCAGCCAAACAGAGCGCTTCAGCCTCTTGGCACAGGAGCTCCAGGCCTTCCGCCTGCACCCTGGCCCCTTGGATCTGCTCACCTCGACCCTGGGCTGCAGTGCCCTTGGGGACCGCCCAccacccccctgctgctgctctgtcccccagccctgccagggaTCTGGCCCCAAAG ACCTTGACCTCCCACCGGGATCCCCAGGACGCTGCACCCCAAAGTCTTCTgagcctgcctctgcctcccttgCTGGGGTCCCTCGAAGAACAGCCAAGAAGGCAGAGTCTCTCTCCAACTCCTCTCGTTCTGAGTCCATCCACAACAGCCCCAAGTCGTGCCCTACGCCTGAG GTGGACACAGCCAGTGAGGTGGAGGAGCTGGAGGCAGACAGCgtctccctgctcccagcagtGCCGGAGGGCAGCCGGGGAGGAGCCAGGATCCAAGTCTTCCTAGCCCGCTACAG ctaCAACCCCTTCGAGGGCCCCAACGAGAATCCCGAGGCAGAGCTTCCGCTTACCGCTGGCGAGTACATCTACATCTATGGCAACATGGATGAGGATGGCTTTTTTGAAG gggAGCTCATGGATGGCCGAAGAGGCCTGGTCCCTTCCAATTTTGTCGAGCGTGTGTCCGACGACGAcctcctgacctccctccctTCGGAGCTGGCCGATTTGTCCCACAGTTCGGGCCCTGAACTCAGTTTCCTGAgcggaggtgggggtggcagcagTAGTGGGGGCCAGAGCGTCGGGGGACGCAGCCAGCCCAGatccgaggaggaggaggctgcaggggaCCAGCTCAGTCTGAGCCCCCCACCTGAGGGCCTGGGCGAGCCCCTTGCTGTGCCTTACCCCCGCCATCTGGCTGTCCTCAAGCAGCTGGCCCACAGCGTGGTGCTGGCCTGGGAGCCGCCTCCTGAGCGAGTGGAGCTACATGGCTACCGCATCTGCGTGAACGGGGAGCTGCGTCAGACCCTGGGACCCGGGGCGCCCCCTAAGGCTGTGCTTGAGAACCTGGACCTGCGGGCTGGGTCCTTCCGTGTCTCTGTGCAGGCCCTGACCAGCCGGGGCAGCTCTGACCCTCTGCGCTGCTGCTTGGCAATGGGCACCCGGGCCAGGGTGGTACCGAGCCAGCTACAGGTCCATCGACTGACAGCCACCTCTGCTGAGATCACCTGGGTGCCTGGCGATAGCAACTTGGCTCATGCCATCTACCTCAATGGGGAAGAATgcccccctgcccgccccagtACCTACTGGGCCACCTTCTGCCACCTGCGGCCTGGTACACTCTATCAGGCCCGAGTGGAGGCTCAGCTCCCACCTGGAGGGTCCTGGGAACCAGGCTGGGAGAGGCCAGAGCAGCGGACGGCCACCCTGCAGTTCACGACCCTCGCAGCAG gcccaCCTGACGCCCCTCTGGATGTGCAGATTGAGCCAGGGCCCTCCCCTGGAATCTTGATCATCAGCTGGCTCCCAGTAACAATCGATGCTGCGGGCACCTCCAATGGTGTGCGGGTCACGGGCTATGCCATTTATGCGGATGGGCAGAAG atCATGGAGGTGGCCTCGCCCACAGCAGGCAGCGTGCTGGTGGAGTTGTCCCAGCTGCAGCTGCTACAGGTGTGCAGTGAGGTGGCCGTGCGTACCATGTCGCCCCATGGCGAGTCAGCCGACTCCATTCCAGCTCCTgttgccccagccctggctgcggcctgcctgccagccagggTCTTCTGCTCCTCCCCCTCAACACGTCCAGGCTCAGAGGCCAGACCAGCCCTTGCTccagcctccccagggcctggagaCCCCAGCTCTCCTGTCCACTGCCCTGAGCTCCATGGAACTCGAGAGTCCCCTGGGGGCCCTCCAGCAAGCCCGCTCAGCGAGATACCAAAAGGATCCCAAGAGGAGCCCCCAGCACCTTGTTCCCAG GAGGAGGTTGGGGCAGCTGTGCTGGGCACCCCAGAGGACAGGAGGGCCGGCCAGCCAGCCATGGGTGAGAAGGCTCCCTGGCCTGCTGCTTCCTCACCAGCCCAGGAGCAGGCCGAGAGGACCACAGGAGAGGCCTGCCCGGCACCCTGCTCCCCCGAAGGAGCAGTGGCCCAGAAGGTGCCCTGTGCTGAGGCCAGCCTCAGAGGAGACccgggggctgggctgaggcccAGGACCGAG AAGGAGGACATGGCAGAGCTTGGGGTCCGCCTGGTGAACTCCCTCGCAGACCAGGGCAGGAACTCAGATCTGTCAGACatccaggaggaagaggaagaagaggaggaagagctgggTTCCAGGACTTGCTCTTTCCAGAAGCAGGTTGCTGGCAACAGCAGCAGGGAGAATGGGCCCAAG ccccagccccagccccatcccGAGCCCTTCTCTGAGACTGACAGTGACGAGGAGATCTTGGAGCAGATCCTGGAGCTGCCCCTCCAGCAGTTCTGCAGCAAGAAGCTCTTCAGCATTcccgaggaggaggaagaagaggaggaggaggagaagccggGGGCAGGCTCTTCTCCTCGAGACCCCAGCCCACCTGAGCCCACACTGCTGGGGCTGGGCTGTGACAGCAGTCTACTGCAAGGACCTGGGCTGTGTCCCTTGTCTCCTGAgccctgcagtgccagggaccaCTTGGAGGACATGCCCGGACTGGTTGGTGGAAGCAGCGGGAGGAGAGGAGGTGGCTCCGCCGAGAAGCCCCCAAACCGCAAGCGGTCCCCAGATCCCCGTGAACACTGCAGCCGCCTTCTCAGCAACGGCGGGCCCCAGGCCTCTGGACGACCAGGCCCCACACGGGAGAAGGGCAGCCCGCCTGTGGGCGAGGGCACCAGGGGTGGACCagaggctggtgggagagggCGGCCGGCCCCTTCCCTGAGGTGCCTGCGTGGCCAGACCCCAGAATCTGGCCTGGTCAGCTGCCTCTCCCCAAAGTGCTTGGAAATCAGCATCGAATATGATTCTGAGGACGAGCAGGAGGCGGGCGGCGGGGGTATCAGCATCACCAGCTCCTGCTACCTTGGAgatggggaggcctgggggacaGCATCCACAGGAAAGCCCAAGGGGGCCCTGAAGGCCAATTCGGGCCCCAACCCCTACCCACGCCTCCCGGCCTGGGAGAAAGGCGAGCCAGAGCGGAGAGGCCGCAGTGCGACTGGCAGAGCCAAGGAGCCAGCCTCCCGGGTCCGTGCGCACTCCCCACCCCGGGCAGCCCCCTGCCTGCTGCCGCCTCCAGTGGCTCTGCTTGCTGCCCACCAGCTGCTCCCATTCCACGCTGCTGCCGCCTTCATCAGCTGA